One Candidatus Poribacteria bacterium genomic region harbors:
- a CDS encoding replicative DNA helicase, producing MSDLFDLEAEQSVLGSILEDDQHLPAVADILGENERVFYTVEHQVIYRAMLDLAREGEKIDPVTVASQLKNTGRENLLKSGLVYLHDLRMSVPTATNAPVYARRVREMWVRRDIISVAREMAGKARDMDCSVEEILARFGQRLLQSLDQGDLSVSDLADRLMEEFVRRSMGGEVGLATGFPSIDELLCGLRPGNYMILGGRPSNGKSALALTITYHVLQSGKPVLFFSLEMSKEEVMERLYSVASCVPLNQIRTGALNKDDFARLEEARRRIKDLPLYLEDARYSDFFKLANKVRGVKMERPDLALVVIDYFQLLSKSGNRESRYVELTEISRELKLLASDVKVPFLVLSQLSREIEKRADPIPKLSDLRETGGQEQDADIIAFLALNKATYPDSPDKDPNQAVFYVRKNRNGRTGSIYLRFIPSEVKFKEERT from the coding sequence ATGAGCGATCTATTCGACCTGGAGGCAGAACAAAGCGTGCTGGGCTCGATACTCGAAGATGATCAGCATCTCCCCGCGGTCGCAGATATCCTGGGTGAGAACGAGAGGGTCTTCTATACCGTGGAACATCAGGTAATCTACAGGGCGATGTTAGATCTGGCAAGGGAAGGAGAAAAGATCGACCCTGTAACCGTTGCATCACAGCTCAAGAACACGGGTAGGGAGAACCTCCTGAAAAGCGGCTTGGTGTATCTGCATGATCTGAGGATGAGCGTTCCCACTGCTACTAATGCGCCCGTATACGCCCGTCGTGTGCGAGAGATGTGGGTTCGGAGAGACATAATCTCCGTCGCACGTGAGATGGCCGGGAAGGCAAGGGACATGGACTGTTCCGTCGAGGAGATACTGGCGAGGTTCGGACAACGGCTCTTGCAATCTCTGGATCAGGGCGATTTATCCGTCTCAGATCTGGCCGATCGGTTGATGGAGGAGTTCGTCAGGAGGTCAATGGGTGGAGAAGTCGGTCTTGCCACAGGATTTCCGAGTATCGATGAACTTCTCTGCGGTCTGCGTCCGGGAAACTATATGATCCTCGGCGGAAGACCCTCCAATGGCAAGTCGGCCCTGGCATTGACCATCACCTATCACGTACTTCAATCTGGCAAACCGGTGCTCTTCTTTAGCCTGGAGATGTCCAAAGAGGAGGTGATGGAGAGGCTGTATTCGGTTGCCTCATGTGTGCCTCTGAATCAGATCAGGACAGGTGCGCTCAACAAGGATGATTTCGCTCGGCTTGAGGAGGCTCGCAGAAGGATCAAAGATCTTCCGCTATACCTGGAGGATGCGCGGTATTCTGACTTTTTCAAACTGGCAAACAAGGTGAGAGGAGTAAAGATGGAGAGGCCAGATCTGGCATTGGTGGTGATCGATTACTTTCAGCTTCTGAGCAAGAGCGGGAATCGCGAAAGCAGGTATGTTGAGCTGACGGAGATATCGAGGGAGTTGAAGCTGCTTGCGAGTGATGTCAAGGTGCCCTTCCTTGTCCTATCACAGCTATCCCGTGAGATTGAAAAGCGTGCGGACCCGATCCCGAAGCTTTCAGACCTTCGAGAGACCGGCGGTCAGGAGCAAGATGCTGATATCATCGCTTTCCTGGCCTTGAACAAGGCGACATATCCGGATTCGCCGGATAAAGATCCAAATCAGGCTGTTTTCTACGTTCGGAAGAATCGGAACGGTCGAACCGGCAGTATCTACCTTCGGTTTATCCCGTCTGAGGTGAAATTTAAGGAGGAACGGACATGA
- a CDS encoding recombinase zinc beta ribbon domain-containing protein gives MLRNPFYMGMIRWRGKLYEGAHEPIISPRLFERVQTILDRKRFGVKTSVRENFAYSGLVVCGYCGCAMTGEKVSKNGKVYKYYKCTGNRGKSHIRITERALGELFAEAIGQIVIPPSWVDLILNAIRDRYSEELRRVERETSKLKAERERLSNLIEAAYVDKLEGKISEEFWRRQTAKWNTRIQEIDIILNQRQQSDIEKLCCEASEILRLASKIQEIYLSRPELERREILEVVCSNSRLYHGRLEIDWREPFDILAKSANCKEWLPGPDSNQRPSG, from the coding sequence ATGCTTAGGAATCCATTCTATATGGGGATGATCCGCTGGAGAGGGAAGCTCTATGAAGGAGCTCATGAACCGATCATATCACCTAGACTTTTCGAGAGAGTTCAGACGATCCTTGATCGAAAGAGATTCGGCGTCAAGACCTCCGTCAGGGAGAATTTCGCCTATTCAGGTTTGGTTGTCTGTGGTTACTGCGGCTGCGCCATGACCGGAGAGAAAGTCAGCAAAAATGGAAAGGTGTACAAGTACTACAAGTGCACAGGCAATAGAGGCAAATCTCATATCAGGATTACTGAGAGAGCCCTCGGCGAGCTGTTTGCTGAAGCGATAGGCCAGATCGTTATTCCTCCTTCCTGGGTCGATCTGATTCTGAATGCCATTCGAGATAGATATAGCGAAGAGCTGAGGAGGGTGGAGAGGGAGACTTCGAAGCTGAAGGCGGAGCGAGAACGGTTGAGCAACTTGATCGAGGCTGCATACGTGGACAAGCTTGAAGGCAAAATCAGCGAGGAGTTCTGGCGCAGGCAGACAGCGAAATGGAATACCAGAATCCAGGAGATCGATATCATCCTCAATCAAAGGCAGCAATCAGATATCGAAAAGCTATGCTGCGAGGCAAGTGAGATCCTCAGGCTGGCTTCGAAGATCCAGGAGATCTACCTAAGTCGACCGGAGTTAGAACGTAGAGAGATTTTGGAAGTGGTGTGTTCGAACTCAAGGCTGTATCACGGGAGGCTAGAAATAGACTGGCGTGAGCCGTTCGACATTCTGGCAAAATCGGCGAACTGTAAGGAATGGCTCCCCGGGCCGGATTCGAACCAGCGACCAAGTGGTTAA
- the coaD gene encoding pantetheine-phosphate adenylyltransferase — protein sequence MSDRKEKIAVFPASFDPVTNGHLDLIHRALSLGLFDKLIIAVGVNPEKRALFSVEERVEMLKEVTKGLKNVEVESYTGLTADYARRKGATVIIRGLRVFSDFEHEFQMAFVNRRLSGIDTIFLMSRLEYSYLNSTLVKQVAQMGGSLEGLVPSIVERRLKEKFGPPPDRQ from the coding sequence ATGTCAGATCGTAAGGAGAAGATAGCCGTATTCCCCGCCAGTTTCGATCCCGTAACCAATGGTCATCTGGATCTGATCCACAGAGCCCTATCGCTCGGCCTCTTCGATAAACTCATTATCGCCGTGGGTGTTAATCCGGAAAAGAGGGCCCTCTTCTCCGTGGAGGAGAGGGTTGAGATGCTCAAGGAGGTCACGAAAGGGCTTAAGAACGTAGAGGTCGAATCCTACACGGGGCTGACGGCCGATTACGCCCGCAGGAAAGGCGCCACGGTGATAATCAGGGGGCTGAGGGTGTTTTCGGACTTCGAACATGAGTTCCAGATGGCTTTCGTGAATCGAAGGCTTTCAGGCATAGATACGATCTTCCTCATGTCCAGGCTTGAATATTCATATCTCAATTCCACGCTCGTCAAGCAGGTTGCTCAGATGGGCGGGAGCCTTGAGGGCCTTGTCCCTTCGATCGTCGAGAGGAGGTTGAAGGAGAAGTTCGGCCCTCCTCCGGATCGCCAGTGA
- a CDS encoding right-handed parallel beta-helix repeat-containing protein — MEIILTLAAVLMAANWEGVRISVGLEDADIIGDDNRALQAAVDYVAGLGGGVVEIGEGEFLMEDSLHLRSNVTLIGKGETTILVKSGGFQSKLILDGDYGEEQITVADPSRFEVGIGVTILDDRSGGFHTTVATIIASSENTFRINRPLQADYLVSANAKAQNTFPIISGYHVENVEIKGISIDGNRENNPSITGCRGAGIFLYRARNVHISRCLVRDYNGDGISFQRSDDIVVENCEVTDNSGYGFHPGSGSRRPILRGNKSYRNSIGIFVCWRVKNGVFERNELCDNTKMGVSIGHKDTDNVFRDNLIARNGIYGIYFRNESEPMGAHRNLIEGNEILDNGSNDKGYGIYIDGETHDITVTGNTIEGSPYGVFVGPKATRIIIRQNAFRNISVEPIHQESENSDVESTDNRIE, encoded by the coding sequence ATGGAGATAATTTTGACCTTGGCGGCGGTATTGATGGCGGCCAATTGGGAAGGAGTTAGAATCAGCGTCGGGCTGGAAGACGCTGACATCATCGGCGATGATAACAGAGCGCTCCAGGCGGCTGTGGACTACGTAGCCGGCCTCGGAGGAGGCGTGGTCGAGATAGGTGAAGGGGAGTTTCTGATGGAGGATTCACTCCACCTGAGAAGCAACGTCACCCTGATCGGCAAAGGTGAAACGACCATACTGGTCAAGAGCGGCGGCTTTCAGAGCAAATTGATCCTGGACGGCGATTACGGCGAGGAGCAGATAACGGTCGCCGATCCGAGCAGATTTGAGGTGGGGATAGGGGTGACGATCCTCGATGATAGATCCGGTGGGTTCCACACCACCGTCGCCACGATCATCGCCTCAAGCGAAAACACCTTCAGGATAAACCGACCGCTCCAGGCGGACTACCTGGTCAGCGCAAACGCAAAAGCTCAAAACACCTTTCCCATAATAAGCGGCTATCACGTGGAGAACGTTGAGATAAAGGGAATATCGATAGACGGCAACCGCGAGAACAATCCCTCGATAACCGGATGTCGCGGCGCGGGCATATTCCTCTACCGCGCCAGGAACGTCCATATCTCACGCTGCCTCGTACGCGATTATAACGGGGATGGGATCAGCTTCCAGCGGAGCGATGATATAGTCGTGGAAAACTGTGAGGTCACCGATAACTCCGGATACGGCTTCCATCCCGGCAGCGGGTCTCGGAGGCCGATCCTCAGGGGTAACAAAAGCTATCGTAACTCCATCGGCATCTTCGTCTGCTGGCGCGTCAAAAACGGTGTCTTTGAGAGAAACGAGCTTTGCGATAACACGAAGATGGGCGTCTCGATAGGGCACAAAGATACCGATAACGTCTTCAGGGATAACCTCATCGCCCGAAACGGGATCTACGGCATCTATTTCAGAAACGAGTCCGAGCCGATGGGCGCTCACAGAAACCTGATAGAGGGAAATGAGATCTTGGACAACGGATCGAACGATAAAGGCTATGGGATCTACATCGACGGCGAGACGCACGATATAACCGTGACCGGAAACACGATCGAGGGTAGTCCATACGGGGTATTTGTGGGTCCTAAGGCGACCAGGATAATCATCAGACAAAACGCCTTCAGGAACATATCCGTCGAGCCGATTCATCAGGAGTCGGAAAACTCCGATGTCGAATCGACGGACAACCGGATCGAATAG
- a CDS encoding transposase codes for MSESTETLKKRVERITREIEENLRALTRHIPVEEYLKELQEKEKKKRRPRKRNQRRVIKAAPVQPVVDEGDLDEILERERKLKVMRKAAGDILPRRSPYLSDEEYLKRLELRSLFRSVMVISDIRRRINRLAGIYTDFSPVKLRAIQALGGELKRLERQADRELLRMLEGMPIWREWMRDVRGVGPRLAAGFVSEIFDIGRFATISKLWAYCGMHVVNGRAPRKMKGQQANWNSRLRRLLYNLTDCFMKSKGFYRREYERCRAKEDSLYPDLSASHRQMRARRRVAKLFLSHL; via the coding sequence ATGTCCGAATCAACTGAGACGCTCAAAAAGAGGGTCGAAAGGATAACGCGTGAGATCGAGGAAAACCTCCGAGCATTAACCAGGCATATCCCGGTCGAGGAATATCTCAAGGAACTCCAGGAGAAGGAGAAGAAGAAAAGGAGACCGAGGAAACGGAATCAGAGAAGGGTGATCAAAGCTGCGCCAGTTCAGCCCGTGGTGGATGAAGGTGATCTGGATGAGATCTTGGAGCGTGAGCGCAAGCTGAAGGTGATGCGCAAGGCGGCGGGAGATATCCTGCCCAGGAGGAGCCCGTATCTGTCAGACGAAGAGTATCTCAAACGGCTGGAGCTCAGATCTCTCTTTAGGTCGGTCATGGTTATATCGGATATCAGGCGGAGGATTAACCGGTTGGCTGGGATCTATACTGACTTCTCGCCTGTTAAGTTAAGAGCAATTCAGGCGCTTGGCGGCGAGCTAAAGAGGCTGGAGCGACAGGCGGACAGGGAGTTGCTTCGGATGCTGGAGGGAATGCCGATCTGGAGAGAGTGGATGAGAGATGTCCGCGGAGTGGGTCCTCGCCTGGCAGCCGGTTTCGTATCCGAGATATTCGATATCGGTCGTTTCGCCACGATCAGCAAGCTCTGGGCATACTGTGGCATGCACGTGGTGAACGGTCGAGCTCCCAGGAAGATGAAAGGTCAGCAGGCCAATTGGAACTCCCGATTGAGAAGGCTTCTATATAACCTGACCGATTGTTTCATGAAGAGCAAAGGGTTTTACCGCAGGGAATACGAACGGTGCAGGGCGAAGGAGGACAGCTTATATCCGGATCTGTCGGCATCACACCGACAGATGCGAGCGAGGCGCAGGGTGGCGAAACTTTTCCTTTCGCATCTGTAG